The following coding sequences lie in one Flavobacterium cyclinae genomic window:
- a CDS encoding Do family serine endopeptidase, with product MKKFGSLLAVSLLSGAVTLGAYKFFLEPNNTGKISLASPNYAKNVNLGAENIDFTTAAENTVHAVVHVKNVSVSRVPSNPLMEFFYGYQGPREQTQIGTGSGVIITEDGYIVTNNHVIQDATEIEVTLNDNKSYKAKLVGTDSKMDIALLKVDADEKLPYVVFGDSDAIKVGEWVLAVGNPYNLNSTVTAGIVSAKARNLSNNGIQSFIQTDAAVNPGNSGGALVNTRGELVGINTMISSPTGSYAGYSFAVPSNLTRKIIEDLMQFGNVQRGVLGIEGGELNSNYAKELGIKETQGFYINKVTKNSGAEKAGVSKGDIIVQLDDKKITSFSELSAYINTKRPNDVIQVTVLRDGKQKTLPVKLTKKEILNYEFNGIEFEDLDAADKKQFNVKEGIKIKKVNNAEYAEYSDILDGAVILSIDGRPAKDMETVSSYLAKKENQKARYQIISKNGQMYSIIM from the coding sequence ATGAAAAAATTTGGAAGTTTATTAGCGGTTTCTTTGTTAAGTGGTGCCGTAACATTAGGCGCTTACAAATTCTTTTTAGAACCTAATAATACAGGTAAAATTTCACTTGCATCACCTAATTATGCTAAAAATGTAAATTTAGGAGCAGAAAATATTGATTTTACAACTGCTGCCGAAAACACAGTTCACGCTGTAGTTCACGTCAAAAATGTTAGTGTATCAAGAGTACCTAGTAATCCTTTAATGGAATTTTTCTACGGCTACCAAGGACCAAGAGAACAAACGCAAATTGGTACAGGTTCTGGAGTGATAATTACCGAAGATGGTTATATCGTTACTAACAATCATGTTATTCAGGATGCAACTGAAATAGAAGTAACTTTAAACGACAATAAATCGTATAAAGCAAAATTGGTTGGAACCGATTCAAAAATGGACATTGCACTTCTTAAAGTTGATGCTGATGAAAAATTGCCTTATGTGGTTTTTGGTGATTCAGATGCCATTAAAGTAGGCGAATGGGTTTTAGCAGTTGGAAATCCGTATAACTTGAATTCTACAGTTACTGCTGGAATTGTATCTGCTAAAGCTAGAAATTTATCAAACAACGGAATTCAATCTTTTATTCAAACGGATGCTGCTGTAAATCCTGGAAACAGCGGTGGAGCCTTAGTAAACACACGTGGGGAACTAGTTGGAATTAACACCATGATTTCTTCTCCAACAGGAAGTTATGCAGGTTATTCATTTGCCGTTCCATCGAATTTGACTCGAAAAATTATTGAAGATTTAATGCAATTTGGAAACGTTCAACGCGGTGTTTTAGGAATTGAAGGCGGTGAATTGAATTCAAATTATGCAAAAGAATTAGGAATTAAAGAAACTCAAGGATTTTATATTAATAAAGTAACTAAAAATTCAGGTGCAGAAAAAGCTGGAGTATCTAAAGGGGATATTATTGTTCAATTAGACGATAAAAAAATTACTAGTTTCTCAGAATTATCCGCTTACATCAATACGAAAAGACCTAACGATGTCATTCAAGTAACCGTTTTACGCGATGGAAAACAAAAAACGCTTCCTGTTAAGTTGACTAAAAAAGAAATTTTAAATTACGAATTCAACGGAATTGAATTTGAAGATCTTGATGCAGCTGACAAAAAACAATTTAATGTAAAAGAAGGTATCAAAATTAAAAAAGTAAATAATGCAGAATATGCCGAGTATAGTGACATTTTAGATGGAGCAGTAATTCTTAGCATTGATGGCCGCCCTGCAAAAGACATGGAAACTGTTTCTAGTTATTTAGCGAAGAAAGAAAACCAAAAAGCGAGATACCAAATTATCTCTAAAAATGGTCAGATGTACAGTATAATTATGTAA
- the dapF gene encoding diaminopimelate epimerase produces MQLTFYKYQGTGNDFVMIDNRTEFFPKNNTKLIEQLCDRRFGIGGDGLILLENHPQNDFKMVYYNSDGNESSMCGNGGRCLVAFAKHMGVIENKAEFEAIDGYHYATIDTNGIVALQMKDVDVINQQENYTFLNTGSPHHVQIVNDLKALDVKSEGAKIRYSDLYGKAGSNVNFVHQLENDIFAVRTYERGVEDETLSCGTGVTAVAIAMHQTGKTNNNIIDLNVEGGKLKVQFDVDNGKYTNVFLIGPATFVFEGKIILDF; encoded by the coding sequence ATGCAACTTACATTTTATAAATATCAAGGAACTGGAAACGATTTTGTTATGATTGACAATCGTACAGAATTTTTTCCAAAAAATAACACCAAACTTATCGAACAATTGTGTGACAGAAGATTTGGCATAGGTGGTGATGGCTTAATTTTGCTAGAAAACCATCCACAAAATGATTTTAAAATGGTCTACTATAATTCAGATGGAAACGAAAGTTCAATGTGTGGAAATGGAGGTAGATGTTTGGTCGCTTTTGCAAAACATATGGGTGTTATTGAAAATAAAGCCGAGTTTGAAGCGATTGATGGATATCATTATGCAACGATTGATACAAATGGAATTGTAGCGTTACAAATGAAAGATGTTGATGTAATTAACCAACAAGAAAACTATACGTTTCTTAATACGGGTTCTCCTCATCATGTGCAAATAGTTAACGATTTAAAAGCCTTGGATGTAAAATCAGAAGGAGCAAAAATTCGTTATTCCGATTTGTATGGAAAAGCAGGAAGTAATGTCAATTTTGTACATCAATTGGAAAATGACATTTTTGCAGTTCGCACCTATGAGCGTGGTGTTGAAGATGAAACTTTGTCTTGTGGAACAGGCGTAACAGCAGTTGCTATTGCGATGCATCAAACTGGAAAAACAAACAACAACATCATAGATTTAAATGTAGAAGGCGGAAAACTAAAAGTACAATTTGATGTAGATAACGGAAAATACACTAACGTTTTCTTAATTGGACCCGCAACTTTTGTTTTTGAAGGGAAAATCATTTTAGATTTTTGA
- a CDS encoding GNAT family N-acetyltransferase: MITLKGTNIYLRALEPEDLEFIYAIENNESIWDVSNTQTPYSRFLIRQYLENAHQDIYEAKQLRLAICLNDTFEAVGLIDLFDFDPKNNRAGVGIVISNEAKRNSGIGSEALELVIHYAFNQLQLHQLYANIGSKNDISISLFTKFGFEKIGVKKDWNKINHQYEDELLFQLINQH, encoded by the coding sequence ATGATAACATTAAAAGGAACTAACATATACTTACGCGCACTTGAGCCCGAAGATTTAGAGTTTATCTATGCGATAGAAAACAATGAATCCATTTGGGATGTGAGTAATACGCAAACCCCATATAGTCGATTTTTGATTCGACAGTATTTAGAAAATGCACATCAAGACATCTATGAGGCAAAACAATTACGATTAGCAATTTGTTTAAACGATACCTTTGAAGCAGTAGGTTTGATTGATTTATTTGATTTTGATCCTAAAAATAACAGGGCTGGAGTAGGAATTGTAATTTCAAATGAAGCCAAACGAAATTCAGGAATAGGTTCAGAAGCTTTAGAACTTGTAATTCATTATGCATTTAATCAATTGCAATTGCATCAATTATATGCAAATATTGGCTCAAAAAATGATATTAGTATTTCCCTTTTTACTAAATTTGGCTTTGAAAAAATTGGAGTAAAAAAAGATTGGAATAAAATCAATCATCAATATGAAGACGAGTTGTTATTTCAATTAATTAATCAACATTAA
- the mltG gene encoding endolytic transglycosylase MltG: protein MNIKKLISIVAVAGIVIATILGVYVYFKAFTPNTQFAQDEVFVYVPTGASYEEVKEMIAPLVKDIDKFDFVASSRNYSANVKPGKFLFKKDMTSFDMVRSLRLNVPVKVAFNNQETLGKLVQRLATQLEPDSLKLEVAFTNTPFMEENGLTEETVLALFIPNTYEFYWNTKAEKIAQKLAKEYQIFWNAQRLEKAKALGLTPIQVYTLASIVHKETAKVDERPTVAGVYLNRLNQDMPLQADPTVIFALKKRSGDFDQEIKRVFYNDLRINSPYNTYINKGLPPGPIAMPDVSAIDAVLNAEKHDYIYFCANPDKPGYHAFASSYEAHQVNAKKYADWVSKLGIER from the coding sequence TTGAACATTAAAAAACTTATTTCAATAGTAGCGGTAGCTGGTATTGTAATTGCAACTATTTTAGGGGTTTATGTTTACTTTAAGGCTTTTACGCCGAATACACAATTTGCCCAAGATGAGGTGTTTGTTTATGTGCCAACAGGAGCTTCTTACGAAGAAGTTAAAGAAATGATTGCGCCTTTAGTTAAAGACATTGATAAATTTGATTTTGTTGCTTCTTCAAGAAATTATTCTGCCAATGTAAAACCTGGAAAGTTTTTATTTAAAAAAGACATGACCAGTTTTGATATGGTTAGAAGCTTGCGACTAAACGTTCCGGTAAAAGTAGCTTTCAATAATCAAGAAACATTAGGAAAGTTAGTGCAAAGACTTGCTACACAATTAGAGCCAGATAGTTTAAAATTAGAAGTAGCCTTTACTAATACTCCATTTATGGAAGAAAATGGCTTAACTGAAGAAACAGTTTTAGCTCTTTTTATTCCGAATACGTATGAGTTTTATTGGAATACAAAAGCCGAAAAAATTGCCCAAAAATTAGCAAAAGAATATCAGATTTTTTGGAATGCACAACGTTTAGAAAAAGCAAAAGCTTTAGGATTGACTCCTATTCAGGTTTACACTTTAGCTTCAATTGTACATAAAGAAACAGCAAAAGTTGATGAAAGACCAACGGTGGCCGGAGTTTACTTAAACCGTTTGAATCAAGATATGCCGTTACAGGCTGATCCAACTGTAATTTTTGCCTTAAAGAAACGATCTGGTGATTTTGATCAAGAAATTAAACGCGTTTTTTACAATGACTTGCGAATTAATTCGCCTTATAATACTTATATAAATAAAGGATTACCACCTGGACCAATTGCAATGCCAGATGTTTCAGCTATTGATGCGGTATTAAATGCAGAAAAGCATGATTATATTTATTTTTGTGCTAATCCCGATAAACCTGGATATCACGCTTTTGCATCCAGTTATGAAGCTCATCAAGTAAACGCAAAAAAATATGCTGATTGGGTTTCCAAACTAGGTATTGAACGTTAA
- a CDS encoding DUF2279 domain-containing protein, producing MKLFRFKSNFKCWLFIRNKFLLILFGSLFSQAQSDINTFLKPSDTLNKARRTGVYVGESIALGATLIGLNQIWYKDYPQTNFHFINDNNQWMQMDKLGHMYSTYHIGRVGAEMLAWSGAPRKEQLIYGSTLGLGFLTIVEVFDGYSQEWGASSGDIIANFSGTALYVSQELLWKEQRIIPKFSFHQTSFAANRPETLGSSFNEQILKDYNGQTYWFSFNIHSFTKDSFFPKWLNLAIGYGADGMLYGDETEAFANAIYQNSYRQFYLSFDVDLTKISTKSHFLKTLFSVFNTIKIPAPTLQYDDYNGVKGHFMYF from the coding sequence ATGAAACTTTTTCGGTTCAAATCAAATTTTAAATGTTGGTTGTTTATAAGAAATAAATTCTTATTGATTCTTTTTGGATCTTTATTTTCTCAAGCACAATCGGATATCAATACCTTCTTAAAACCTTCTGATACTTTAAATAAGGCTAGAAGGACTGGAGTTTATGTAGGTGAATCTATTGCTTTGGGAGCTACTTTAATTGGTTTGAATCAAATTTGGTACAAAGATTATCCGCAAACTAATTTTCATTTTATAAATGATAACAACCAATGGATGCAAATGGACAAATTAGGTCATATGTATTCCACATATCATATTGGAAGAGTAGGGGCAGAAATGCTGGCTTGGAGCGGTGCACCAAGGAAAGAGCAATTAATTTATGGTTCAACACTAGGTTTAGGTTTTTTAACAATAGTTGAGGTTTTTGATGGGTATTCACAAGAATGGGGTGCTTCCTCTGGAGATATTATTGCTAATTTTTCAGGGACTGCTTTATATGTTTCTCAAGAATTACTTTGGAAAGAACAACGTATAATTCCAAAGTTTTCATTTCATCAAACAAGTTTTGCTGCAAATAGGCCAGAAACACTTGGGTCATCGTTCAACGAACAAATTTTAAAAGATTATAACGGTCAAACCTATTGGTTTTCGTTTAATATTCATTCATTTACAAAAGATTCGTTTTTTCCCAAATGGTTAAATTTAGCAATTGGTTATGGTGCTGATGGTATGCTTTATGGAGATGAAACGGAAGCTTTTGCTAATGCTATTTATCAAAATTCTTATCGACAATTTTATTTAAGTTTTGATGTAGACTTAACGAAAATTAGTACAAAATCTCATTTTTTGAAGACTTTATTTTCTGTTTTTAACACAATAAAAATTCCGGCACCAACTTTGCAATACGATGATTATAACGGAGTTAAAGGGCACTTCATGTACTTTTGA
- a CDS encoding peptidoglycan-binding protein LysM produces the protein MINKRSYFIGLTLLVLIVSSGFISFKEEKIEGFHLSNYEGIKYHVPNEYESEEEILIKVPQVGKSFAGFAQKMAYKESRGILHLVNPYGYMGKYQFGRSTLRTVGIYDFQEFLRNAKWQDEAFKALIARNKWELRKEIPKYTGRVINGVEITESGLIAAAHLGGASSVKKYLRSNGRSGFKDGFGTSLSSYIRKFSNYDISHIKADANAKVDLE, from the coding sequence ATGATAAATAAAAGGTCGTATTTTATAGGATTGACACTCCTAGTTTTAATTGTTTCTTCGGGTTTTATAAGCTTTAAAGAAGAAAAAATAGAAGGTTTTCATTTGTCTAATTACGAAGGGATTAAATACCACGTGCCAAATGAATATGAAAGTGAAGAAGAAATTTTGATTAAAGTTCCTCAAGTAGGTAAATCATTTGCTGGGTTTGCTCAAAAAATGGCCTACAAAGAGTCAAGAGGAATACTACATTTGGTTAATCCCTATGGATATATGGGTAAATACCAATTTGGAAGAAGTACACTACGAACTGTAGGTATTTATGATTTTCAAGAGTTTTTACGTAATGCTAAATGGCAAGATGAGGCTTTTAAAGCTTTAATTGCAAGAAATAAATGGGAATTACGTAAAGAAATTCCAAAATATACAGGGAGAGTAATTAATGGTGTAGAAATTACAGAATCAGGATTAATAGCTGCTGCTCACTTAGGAGGTGCAAGTTCAGTAAAAAAATACTTGAGAAGTAATGGTCGTAGTGGATTCAAAGATGGATTTGGAACATCATTATCAAGCTACATCAGAAAATTTTCAAATTACGATATTTCGCACATCAAAGCAGATGCAAATGCTAAAGTAGATTTAGAGTAA
- a CDS encoding SAM-dependent methyltransferase codes for MKSTSLGKLYLIPITLSNPGETTVAPEDVLPQTIKRTIDFVDYYIVENEKTARKFIKSIHPEKKQPELKISVLNKHTDFSEHNEFIQPLLNGKNIGLMSESGCPGVADPGAVIVKLAHEKGIQVVPLVGPSSILLALMASGMNGQSFAFNGYLPIDKNDKKQALKNFERLSQDKNQSQLFIETPYRNNKLMEDLLQILQPNTLLCVACDITLPTEFIKTKTVNQWKKEKADLHNRPSIFIIHKV; via the coding sequence ATGAAATCAACTTCTTTAGGCAAACTGTATTTAATTCCAATTACTTTATCTAATCCAGGAGAAACAACAGTAGCACCTGAAGATGTTTTGCCACAAACCATAAAAAGAACCATCGATTTCGTAGATTATTATATTGTTGAAAACGAAAAAACAGCTCGAAAATTCATCAAAAGCATTCATCCCGAAAAAAAACAACCCGAGTTAAAGATTTCGGTTCTTAATAAACACACTGATTTTTCTGAACATAACGAGTTTATCCAACCTTTATTAAATGGTAAAAACATTGGATTAATGAGTGAATCTGGCTGTCCAGGAGTTGCAGACCCAGGTGCTGTTATTGTAAAACTGGCTCATGAAAAAGGTATTCAAGTAGTACCATTGGTGGGACCTAGTTCTATTTTATTAGCACTAATGGCAAGCGGTATGAATGGACAAAGTTTTGCTTTTAACGGTTATTTACCTATCGACAAAAACGATAAAAAACAAGCTTTGAAAAATTTCGAACGTTTGTCTCAAGATAAAAATCAATCCCAATTGTTTATTGAAACGCCTTATAGAAATAATAAATTGATGGAAGATTTATTACAAATATTACAACCTAATACACTTTTATGTGTGGCTTGTGATATTACATTACCTACCGAATTCATCAAAACCAAAACTGTAAATCAATGGAAAAAAGAAAAGGCCGATTTACATAACCGACCTAGTATTTTTATAATCCATAAAGTATAA
- a CDS encoding low molecular weight protein-tyrosine-phosphatase: protein MATKILMVCLGNICRSPLAEGIMRSKLSNDFIVDSAGTGGWHAGELPDKRSISTAKSRGLDITNQRARQFKRSDFDTFDHIFVMDNSNYKDVLALAPNEEAKSKVKLILNEIFPNENVDVPDPYYGGQDGFENVFDMLDQACEEIARNLNR from the coding sequence ATGGCTACAAAAATCTTAATGGTTTGCTTAGGAAATATTTGCCGTTCTCCTTTGGCAGAAGGTATCATGCGCTCTAAACTTTCTAACGATTTTATTGTAGATTCTGCCGGAACTGGTGGTTGGCATGCAGGCGAATTACCCGATAAACGTTCGATTTCAACTGCTAAAAGTAGAGGATTAGATATCACCAATCAAAGAGCTAGACAATTTAAAAGAAGTGATTTTGACACTTTTGACCATATTTTTGTAATGGATAATTCTAATTACAAGGATGTTTTGGCTTTAGCTCCAAATGAAGAAGCAAAATCAAAGGTCAAGCTCATTTTAAACGAAATTTTTCCAAATGAAAACGTCGATGTTCCAGACCCTTATTATGGTGGTCAAGATGGATTTGAAAACGTTTTTGACATGTTAGACCAAGCTTGTGAGGAAATTGCAAGAAACCTTAACCGATAA
- the dnaA gene encoding chromosomal replication initiator protein DnaA has product MTKTAQSVWNNCLSFIKDNIQDQAYKTWFEPIQSVELKDNALSIQVPSKFFYEWLEEHYVKLLKVALTKELGPSAKLLYKIKMENTYGNKLPFTEQIPSYNRTAVKPQEVDVPIVNKNPELKNPFIIPGIRNLKIESQLNANYSFDNFLEGDSNRLARSAGMAVANKPGGTSFNPLLIFGGVGLGKTHLAHAIGVEIKDKYPEKTVLYISAEIFTQQYIDSVKKNTRNDFIHFYQLIDVLIIDDVQFLSGKSGTQDVFFHIFNHLHQNGKQVILTSDKAPVDMQDIEQRLLSRFKWGLSAELHQPDYETRISILKNILFRDGVEMPDEIIEYVAKNIKTNVRELEGAIISLIAQSSFNKREVTIDLAKQVVEKFVKNVKREISIDYIQKIVSDYFQLDVETLQSKTRKRHVVQARQLAMFFAKKFTKASLANIGSQIGDRDHATVLHACKTVDNLVTTDKQFRKFVDDINKKLSL; this is encoded by the coding sequence ATGACTAAAACTGCGCAATCGGTATGGAATAACTGTCTGTCTTTCATAAAAGACAACATTCAAGATCAAGCTTATAAAACTTGGTTTGAACCCATACAATCTGTGGAGTTAAAAGATAATGCATTATCAATTCAAGTTCCAAGTAAATTCTTCTACGAATGGCTAGAAGAACACTATGTGAAATTATTAAAAGTTGCTTTAACTAAAGAACTTGGACCAAGTGCAAAGTTATTGTATAAAATTAAAATGGAAAACACTTATGGTAATAAACTTCCATTTACTGAGCAAATACCAAGTTACAACAGAACAGCGGTAAAACCTCAAGAAGTTGACGTACCAATTGTGAACAAAAATCCAGAATTAAAAAACCCATTTATTATCCCTGGAATTCGAAATTTAAAAATCGAATCGCAATTAAATGCTAATTACAGCTTTGACAATTTCCTTGAAGGAGATTCAAATCGTTTAGCAAGAAGCGCAGGTATGGCAGTAGCTAATAAACCAGGCGGAACCTCTTTCAATCCATTATTAATTTTTGGTGGTGTTGGATTAGGAAAAACGCATTTAGCTCATGCTATTGGGGTTGAAATCAAAGATAAATATCCAGAAAAAACCGTGTTGTATATTTCGGCTGAAATATTCACCCAACAATATATTGATTCCGTTAAGAAAAACACACGTAACGACTTTATTCATTTCTATCAATTAATTGATGTTTTGATTATTGACGACGTTCAATTCTTATCAGGTAAATCAGGAACACAAGATGTATTTTTCCACATCTTCAATCATTTACACCAAAACGGAAAACAAGTAATTCTAACTTCTGACAAAGCTCCTGTTGATATGCAAGATATTGAGCAACGCTTACTATCTCGTTTCAAATGGGGATTATCAGCAGAATTACACCAACCTGACTATGAAACGCGTATTTCAATTTTGAAAAACATTTTATTCCGTGACGGAGTAGAAATGCCAGATGAAATTATTGAATATGTAGCTAAAAACATTAAAACTAATGTTCGTGAATTAGAAGGCGCTATCATTTCTTTGATTGCTCAATCTTCTTTCAATAAACGTGAAGTTACTATTGATTTAGCAAAACAAGTAGTTGAGAAATTCGTTAAAAACGTAAAACGTGAAATTTCAATTGATTATATCCAGAAAATAGTTTCGGATTATTTCCAATTGGATGTTGAAACGTTACAGTCTAAAACTAGAAAACGTCACGTAGTACAAGCTAGACAATTAGCCATGTTCTTCGCTAAGAAATTTACAAAAGCTTCTTTGGCTAACATTGGCTCGCAAATTGGAGACAGAGACCACGCAACGGTATTACATGCTTGCAAAACAGTTGACAACTTAGTAACTACTGACAAACAATTCCGTAAATTTGTTGACGATATCAACAAGAAGTTATCGCTATAA
- a CDS encoding acyl-CoA thioesterase encodes MREYQFQVRVRYAETDQMGVVYHGNYAQYFEMGRVEWLRNLGVSYKWMEENGVMLPVVSLTMNYKKPARYDDLLTVKTILKSQTSVKIEFDYEIYNEANELLTTGYSMLVFVDMKSGRPMLPPSYVSEKINSFLEV; translated from the coding sequence ATGAGAGAATATCAATTTCAAGTTCGTGTGCGATATGCTGAAACGGATCAAATGGGAGTGGTTTATCATGGTAATTATGCACAGTATTTTGAGATGGGACGCGTGGAATGGCTAAGAAATCTAGGGGTTTCTTATAAATGGATGGAAGAAAACGGTGTTATGCTTCCGGTAGTTTCGTTAACAATGAATTATAAGAAACCGGCTCGTTATGATGATTTGTTAACCGTTAAGACAATATTAAAAAGTCAGACTTCTGTGAAGATAGAATTTGACTACGAAATCTATAATGAAGCTAATGAGTTATTAACAACAGGTTACTCCATGTTGGTGTTTGTTGACATGAAATCGGGTCGTCCAATGTTGCCTCCAAGTTATGTTTCAGAGAAGATAAATTCGTTTCTTGAAGTTTAA
- a CDS encoding IMPACT family protein, whose amino-acid sequence MDFLEKDTYKTIATVSEEVLYKKKNSKFFGYAFPVTTEEEIKEILERLRKEHFSARHWCYAYQIGTEKIQYRANDDGEPNNSAGIPIYGQIQSFEVTNVLVVVVRYFGGVKLGVGGLISAYKIAAQMALENSEIEERTIDKHFIISFGYANMNKVMRIIKEKNLQIVSQKMEMDCEIEIATRKKNVQNLLDTFENLYEIKLTEI is encoded by the coding sequence ATGGATTTTCTGGAAAAAGACACATATAAAACCATTGCCACCGTTTCTGAAGAAGTACTATACAAAAAAAAAAATAGCAAATTCTTTGGTTACGCTTTTCCTGTAACTACCGAAGAAGAAATCAAGGAAATTTTAGAGCGTTTGCGAAAAGAACATTTTTCAGCGCGTCATTGGTGTTATGCATATCAAATTGGAACAGAGAAAATTCAATACCGTGCGAATGATGATGGAGAACCTAATAATAGTGCCGGAATACCTATTTATGGCCAAATTCAGTCATTTGAAGTTACTAATGTATTGGTTGTAGTAGTTCGTTATTTTGGAGGTGTAAAACTAGGTGTTGGTGGCTTGATTTCTGCCTATAAAATCGCTGCCCAAATGGCATTGGAAAATTCTGAAATTGAAGAGCGCACAATAGACAAACATTTTATCATTTCTTTTGGGTATGCCAACATGAATAAAGTGATGCGCATCATTAAGGAAAAAAATCTACAAATCGTTTCTCAAAAAATGGAAATGGATTGTGAAATTGAAATTGCGACTCGAAAAAAAAATGTCCAAAACCTATTGGACACTTTTGAAAATTTATACGAAATTAAACTAACCGAAATTTAA
- a CDS encoding DMT family transporter: MIYLLLSILFNAVLFVIIKLFAKFNIDALQALVVNYFVAFFVGLLFLEVDVVPQEIMNENWFKGSILLGFVFISTFYATTLTSQRNGLSVASVASKMSVIIPITLGVFLYNETLNAIKITGILLALVAVYFTSKKETGEVQKATNLLYPILVFIGAGTIDSSLKYLQTFHVASDKISLFSSITFLCAFFVGLLILLFLSIQGKIKFSGRNILGGIALGLPNYFSLYFLVKMLEAKAFESATLFTIHNIAIVIVSTFVGILFFKEQISIRNAFGIGLALFALYLVTY; the protein is encoded by the coding sequence GTGATATACCTCCTACTGAGCATTTTATTTAATGCTGTTTTATTTGTTATTATTAAATTATTTGCCAAATTTAATATTGATGCCTTACAAGCTTTAGTTGTAAATTATTTTGTAGCGTTTTTTGTAGGTCTATTATTTCTAGAAGTCGATGTGGTTCCTCAAGAAATCATGAATGAAAATTGGTTTAAAGGAAGTATTCTTTTAGGTTTTGTTTTTATTTCGACTTTTTATGCTACCACCTTAACTTCACAAAGAAATGGCCTTTCAGTAGCTTCAGTGGCTTCTAAAATGTCTGTAATAATTCCGATTACTTTAGGTGTGTTTTTATATAATGAAACACTAAATGCAATAAAAATTACAGGAATACTACTTGCCCTTGTAGCCGTATATTTTACATCAAAAAAAGAAACAGGAGAAGTCCAAAAAGCTACTAACCTACTTTATCCTATTTTGGTTTTTATAGGTGCCGGTACCATAGATTCTAGTTTAAAATATTTGCAAACCTTCCATGTTGCTTCTGATAAAATTAGTTTGTTTTCTTCCATAACCTTTTTATGTGCTTTCTTTGTTGGATTACTAATTTTGTTGTTTTTAAGCATACAAGGAAAAATTAAATTTTCAGGAAGAAATATTTTAGGCGGTATCGCATTAGGTTTGCCCAACTATTTTTCATTGTATTTTTTAGTTAAAATGCTAGAAGCAAAAGCTTTTGAAAGTGCTACATTATTCACCATTCATAATATTGCTATTGTAATTGTGTCTACCTTTGTAGGCATCCTTTTCTTTAAAGAACAAATTTCTATCCGAAATGCTTTTGGTATTGGATTAGCTTTATTTGCACTTTATTTAGTTACTTATTAA
- a CDS encoding HAD family hydrolase: MIEAIIFDFGDVFIDLNKKAIDTEFRKLGLTAWHDDLDALNKQYEIGKIDELEFMQGFQKHLPNVDLVDIRTAWNSILGDFPLNRLEFLEKIASKYRLFLLSNTDSTHIEKFEHKVGQTFARDFYSCFEKVYFSYEIGLRKPDENAFKYVINNHNLNPKKTLFIDDKKENTDVAAQLGLQVWNLQPGVDDVTQMFDKKILF; this comes from the coding sequence ATGATTGAAGCAATTATTTTTGATTTTGGTGATGTTTTTATCGATTTAAACAAGAAAGCAATCGATACAGAATTTAGAAAACTAGGCTTAACAGCTTGGCATGACGATTTAGATGCTTTAAACAAACAATATGAAATTGGAAAAATTGACGAACTTGAATTCATGCAAGGTTTTCAAAAGCATTTACCTAATGTAGATTTAGTAGATATTAGAACCGCATGGAATTCAATTTTAGGTGATTTCCCGTTAAACCGTTTAGAATTTTTAGAAAAGATAGCATCAAAATATCGTTTATTTCTTTTGAGTAATACCGATAGCACTCATATTGAAAAATTTGAACATAAAGTTGGGCAAACATTTGCACGCGATTTTTATAGCTGTTTTGAAAAAGTATATTTCTCTTATGAAATTGGTTTAAGAAAACCAGATGAAAATGCTTTCAAATACGTAATCAACAACCACAACTTAAACCCTAAAAAAACCTTATTCATTGATGATAAAAAAGAAAATACAGATGTAGCTGCACAACTTGGATTACAAGTTTGGAATTTACAACCTGGCGTAGACGATGTTACCCAAATGTTTGACAAGAAAATACTTTTTTAA